Below is a window of candidate division WOR-3 bacterium DNA.
GCGCCAGGGATTGACCAGCGCATACTCCTGCTCCCGGCGCTCGACCTTGACGCGCTGGTTGATCGTCAGGTAACATCAATCGTAGCAGCAATGCGCAAAGGGGGTCACGATGTGCCCGGGCCGGCCCGTTGATGAAGGCGGTGAGGATGCGCACCTTCCGGTAGCCGAACGTTCGACGTTGGTTGGGAGCCCGCTCGGACATCCTGAGCCCGAAGTAGGAGAGACCCAGCGCGACCGCGTCCGAGGCGTCGTGGATTGAGTCGGCGACGAGGGCTAGCG
It encodes the following:
- a CDS encoding cation transporter, whose protein sequence is MSGHHHDHGHARQGRSLIVSIVLNLGFAVAELIFGLIANSLALVADSIHDASDAVALGLSYFGLRMSERAPNQRRTFGYRKVRILTAFINGPARAHRDPLCALLLRLMLPDDQPARQGRAPGAGVCAGQSLA